One stretch of Aigarchaeota archaeon DNA includes these proteins:
- the glpK gene encoding glycerol kinase GlpK produces MKEGKYVAAVDQGTTGTRCMIFDVESNIIGWVYEEHRQIYPMPGWVEHDPVEIWEKTQYVISETLKRSGVDPKDIAAIGVTNQRETTVVWDPKTGKPLSNAIVWQDTRTKDICEQLRREDYEKTLIHPKTGVFSFTYFSGPKIKWLLENVPGLMEKAKKGEVMFGTIDSWLIWNLTGGPSGGVHVTDYTNASRTMLMDIHKLEWCEEILELLKIPDAILPEIRPSSDKSIYGYTRSDGPFGAEIPVCGDLGDQQAALVGQVCFERGMAKNTYGTGCFLLQNIGTKPELSKHGLLTTVAYSMETGKCTYALEGSIAVTGAAIQWLRDNLKIISSASETEAIARSVEQEGSGGVYFVPAFSGLFAPYWDLDARGVIVGLTRFIRREHIVHATLESICYQTRDVLESIASDTGSRLTELKVDGGAVVNDYLMQLQADIIGAKVIIPKVTETTSLGCVYAAGLAVGFWKDLDELKKLWKVDKVFQPRWPEEKRERMYKGWKAAIERAKGWLKDIGAT; encoded by the coding sequence GTGAAAGAAGGTAAGTATGTCGCGGCAGTTGACCAAGGGACGACTGGTACTAGGTGCATGATCTTTGATGTAGAGAGTAACATAATAGGGTGGGTGTACGAAGAACATAGGCAGATATATCCGATGCCCGGATGGGTTGAGCACGATCCTGTGGAGATATGGGAGAAAACGCAGTACGTGATTTCTGAGACTTTGAAGCGTTCGGGTGTAGACCCTAAAGATATAGCAGCGATCGGTGTTACGAACCAGCGTGAGACAACAGTGGTCTGGGACCCCAAGACGGGAAAGCCTTTGTCGAACGCAATAGTATGGCAGGACACTAGAACCAAAGATATATGCGAGCAACTAAGAAGAGAGGATTATGAAAAAACGTTGATACATCCAAAGACCGGTGTATTTTCCTTCACTTACTTCTCCGGCCCTAAGATCAAGTGGTTGCTCGAGAACGTCCCAGGCTTGATGGAGAAGGCTAAAAAAGGTGAGGTGATGTTTGGAACAATAGATTCTTGGCTCATTTGGAATCTAACGGGCGGACCAAGCGGTGGTGTGCACGTGACAGATTACACGAACGCCTCCAGGACGATGCTCATGGACATACATAAGCTCGAGTGGTGCGAAGAGATACTCGAGCTCCTAAAAATACCGGACGCAATTTTACCAGAGATCAGGCCCTCTTCTGATAAATCGATCTACGGTTACACGAGGTCCGATGGTCCTTTTGGAGCAGAAATACCTGTTTGCGGGGACCTCGGAGACCAGCAGGCTGCACTCGTAGGTCAAGTCTGCTTTGAGAGAGGTATGGCGAAGAACACATACGGTACAGGTTGCTTCTTGCTACAAAATATAGGCACGAAGCCTGAACTCTCAAAGCATGGTTTGCTTACGACGGTAGCGTACAGTATGGAGACGGGCAAGTGTACTTACGCCCTTGAGGGGTCGATAGCGGTAACAGGTGCCGCGATACAGTGGTTAAGGGACAACCTGAAGATAATAAGCTCAGCATCCGAGACCGAAGCGATTGCGAGGTCCGTGGAGCAAGAGGGATCGGGTGGTGTTTACTTCGTACCGGCCTTTAGCGGACTTTTTGCACCTTATTGGGACCTGGACGCTAGGGGTGTTATAGTTGGTCTGACGAGGTTCATCAGAAGGGAGCACATAGTTCACGCGACGCTTGAAAGCATATGCTATCAAACGAGAGATGTGCTCGAGTCTATAGCATCAGACACAGGCAGTAGATTAACAGAGCTTAAGGTAGACGGGGGAGCAGTTGTCAACGACTACCTGATGCAGCTTCAAGCGGACATAATCGGCGCTAAAGTTATAATACCAAAGGTCACAGAGACTACTTCGCTAGGTTGTGTTTACGCCGCAGGCCTCGCGGTCGGCTTTTGGAAAGATTTGGATGAGCTGAAAAAGCTTTGGAAGGTCGATAAGGTATTCCAACCGAGATGGCCCGAGGAAAAAAGGGAGAGGATGTATAAAGGATGGAAGGCAGCAATCGAACGTGCTAAGGGTTGGCTTAAGGATATAGGCGCTACGTGA